One Phaseolus vulgaris cultivar G19833 chromosome 2, P. vulgaris v2.0, whole genome shotgun sequence DNA window includes the following coding sequences:
- the LOC137811967 gene encoding vacuolar protein 8-like, which translates to MVDGEEFAGASGLRRVVELILAVLSLSHSIRVFAGKWQLIRNKLEELHGGLVAAENCDSGESPSLSRLVTAVAATATECHDLCRRCVDVSYSGKLLMQSDLDVAFAKLDAHARKLSEIYKRGILTNGFALVVSKPSLGASKEDMRFYVRDLTTRMKVGDLGMKRQALRNLLEVVLEDEKYVKVIVDVAEVVHLLVGFLGSIEVEIQEESTKVVSVVAGFDSYKGVLVGAGVIAPLIKVLDCGSDLGKVAAARCLVKLTENSDNAWCVSAHGGVSVLLKICGVADCGGDLVAPTCGVLRNLVGVEEIKRFMIDEGAVLTFIKLVRSKEEAIQVNSIGFILTIASGDELVRQMVIREGGIRALLRILDPKWSYSCKTREVAMRAVEDLCFSSPSSVGILMSYGFVDQLTYYIRNGEVSIQELALKVAFRLCGTSEEAKKAMGDAGFMPEFVKFLNAKSFEVREMAAEALSGMVMVPRNRKRFVQDDHNIALLLQLLDPEEGNSGNKKFLISILMSLTSCTSGRKKIVSSGYAKNIEKLADAEVSSDAKRLVKKLSTNRFRSMLSGIWHS; encoded by the coding sequence ATGGTTGATGGAGAAGAATTCGCCGGAGCTTCGGGTCTGCGGCGAGTGGTAGAGCTCATTCTTGCCGTGCTCTCTCTCTCGCATTCGATTCGTGTCTTCGCCGGAAAATGGCAACTTATTCGCAACAAGCTGGAGGAGCTTCATGGCGGTTTAGTCGCCGCCGAAAACTGCGACTCCGGCGAGAGCCCGTCGCTTTCGAGGCTGGTGACGGCGGTGGCGGCCACTGCGACGGAGTGCCACGATCTGTGTCGGCGCTGCGTGGATGTTTCCTACAGCGGGAAGCTTCTGATGCAGAGCGATTTGGACGTGGCGTTCGCGAAGCTCGATGCGCACGCGAGGAAGCTGTCTGAGATATACAAAAGGGGGATTTTAACAAATGGGTTTGCGCTCGTTGTGTCAAAGCCGAGTCTTGGGGCTTCGAAAGAGGACATGAGGTTCTACGTGAGGGACTTGACGACGAGGATGAAGGTTGGAGATTTGGGGATGAAACGACAGGCGTTGCGGAACCTTCTAGAAGTTGTGTTGGAGGATGAGAAATATGTGAAGGTGATTGTTGACGTGGCTGAAGTGGTTCATTTGTTGGTGGGGTTTTTGGGTTCTATCGAGGTGGAAATCCAGGAGGAGAGCACTAAGGTGGTTTCTGTGGTTGCTGGGTTTGATTCTTACAAAGGGGTTTTGGTTGGGGCGGGGGTGATTGCTCCTTTGATTAAGGTTCTGGATTGTGGGAGTGATTTGGGGAAGGTTGCGGCTGCAAGGTGTTTGGTGAAGTTGACTGAGAATTCGGACAATGCTTGGTGTGTTTCGGCTCATGGGGGTGTCAGCGTGTTGTTGAAGATTTGTGGTGTTGCTGATTGTGGAGGTGATTTGGTCGCACCTACTTGTGGGGTGTTGAGGAATCTCGTTGGTGTTGAGGAAATTAAGAGGTTTATGATTGATGAGGGTGCTGTGTTAACTTTCATTAAGCTTGTGAGGTCCAAGGAGGAAGCGATTCAGGTGAATTCGATTGGATTTATTTTGACTATCGCCTCTGGGGATGAGTTGGTTAGGCAGATGGTGATCAGAGAGGGAGGGATTCGTGCTTTGTTGCGTATTTTGGATCCGAAGTGGTCTTATTCTTGTAAAACCAGGGAGGTAGCAATGAGGGCCGTTGAGGATTTGTGTTTTAGTTCACCTAGTTCTGTGGGTATTTTGATGAGTTACGGCTTTGTAGATCAGCTGACATACTATATTCGAAATGGGGAGGTTTCGATTCAGGAGTTGGCATTGAAAGTGGCGTTTAGGTTGTGTGGAACATCTGAGGAGGCTAAGAAAGCAATGGGGGACGCAGGGTTTATGCCAGAGTTTGTTAAGTTTCTGAATGCAAAGTCCTTTGAGGTTCGAGAAATGGCAGCTGAGGCACTCTCTGGCATGGTTATGGTGCCTAGAAATAGAAAGAGATTCGTGCAGGATGACCATAATATTGCCCTTCTTCTGCAGTTGCTTGATCCAGAGGAGGGGAATTCTGGTAATAAAAAGTTCTTAATATCTATATTAATGTCCTTAACAAGTTGCACTAGTGGGAGGAAAAAGATTGTTAGTTCCGGATATGCCAAAAACATAGAAAAACTTGCGGACGCTGAAGTTTCTTCTGACGCAAAGAGACTTGTGAAGAAGCTATCCACTAACCGGTTCCGCAGTATGTTGAGTGGAATCTGGCACTCATGA